In Nomia melanderi isolate GNS246 chromosome 5, iyNomMela1, whole genome shotgun sequence, a single genomic region encodes these proteins:
- the jar gene encoding myosin heavy chain 95F jaguar isoform X4: MENQQVWVRDPQEGFIIGKFVDMVDGDALIMPLDPKYPQRTCPLDEVYPAGEYTKDVEDNCALMYLNEATLLNNIRTRYFKDRIYTYVANILIAVNPYCEVRDLYSPKTIKSYQGKSLGETPPHVFAIADKAFRDMKVLKQSQSIIVSGESGAGKTESTKYLLRYLCDLWGSTAGPIEQKILDANPVLEAFGNAKTKRNNNSSRFGKFMEVHFDSKCQVVGGYISHYLLEKSRVCLQSPDERNYHVFYMMCAGAPPELRAKLGITKPDDFHYLRNGCTQYFCNEESEKKLNDVQKSRDQVMKGSLNDPILDDVEGFNAIDQALTRLGLTEAERMEIYTMVAAVLHLGNITFEDNPEDTKGGSRICASSEKAVVMSAKLLGVDPEELRQALVSKVMQTSRGGIKGTVIMVPLKVYEANNARDALAKAIYSKLFDHIVGRINKSIPFKASSYYIGVLDIAGFEYFKVNSFEQFCINYCNEKLQQFFNERILKYEQDLYARESLNVPKISYVDNQDCIDLIESKNMGVFSLLDEESKLPTHSFAHFTSEVHRVWNGHFRITLPRTSRLKAHRELRDDEGFVIRHYAGGVCYQTNQFIEKNNDALHASLEALIQESNNKFLRTQFANNSSQKGKLTFISVGSKFKTQLGELMDKLKSNGTNFIRCIKPNNDMVDHQFDGNSILGQLRCSGMTSVLELMEHGYPSRVPFQELYNMYKSYLPPELAKLEPRFFCEALLHSLKLNKKDFKFGITRVFFKPGKFAEFDKIMKSDPENLRKLVANVKKWLLKSRWNKMQFCALSVIKLKNKIIYRRYHLIILQKTIRMYIAEKQHRPRIKGTQKIKNLETQLIGMEETSKQLKNREKPMGDIKKLKNDLEAALKRIKDNEKIRPAEIDSLYTNLVNQMNKQMASLQDMVVQQKIAEEQARLRKIQQEMELEKQRKEEEERKKREEEENRRKKHDIEARRKAEEEQKRKQEQEDQKVAAVLHAQMEKEAFEETRFRELLEQERRDHELAVRLAQESNGQVEDSPLPVRRSEQVRNNQAAMANKKYDLSKWKYSELRDAINTSCDIELLEACRHEFHRRLKVYHAWKARNRRRTTMDENERAPKSIMEAAARTPRTPMKQSINESSQRYFRIPFVRPTPTGQPDNPHATGKRGWWYAHFDGQYVARQMELHPDKAPILLVAGIDDMQMCELSLDETGLTRKRGAEVLEHEFNREWEKNGGKPYVPPCDRRK; the protein is encoded by the exons ATGGAGAACCAGCAGGTGTGGGTGCGGGACCCCCAGGAGGGTTTCATAATCGGCAAATTCGTGGACATGGTGGACGGAGATGCGCTGATCATGCCGCTGGATCCGAAGTATCCGCAGCGCACCTGCCCGTTGGACGAAGTTTACCCTGCCGGGGAGTACACCAAAGACGTAGAAGACAAtt GTGCTCTGATGTACCTGAACGAGGCCACGCTGCTGAACAATATACGGACACGTTACTTCAAAGACAGGATATAT ACCTACGTCGCCAATATCTTAATCGCGGTGAATCCGTACTGCGAGGTCAGAGATCTCTACTCGCCGAAAACCATTAAGTCTTATCAGGGAAAGTCCTTGGGAGAAACGCCGCCGCATGTTTTCGCCATTG CCGACAAAGCGTTCAGAGATATGAAAGTGCTCAAGCAGTCGCAGAGTATCATCGTTTCCGGCGAGTCTGGGGCTGGCAAGACCGAGTCCACCAAGTATCTGCTTCGGTACCTTTGCGACTTATGGGGGTCGACGGCTGGACCGATCGAGCAGAAGATTCTGGATG CGAACCCTGTACTGGAGGCATTTGGGAACGCCAAGACCAAGAGGAACAACAACAGCTCCCGCTTTGGGAAGTTCATGGAGGTGCATTTCGACTCGAAATGCCAGGTGGTCGGCGGTTACATTTCCCATTACCTCCTGGAGAAGTCGAGGGTGTGCCTTCAGAGTCCCGACGAGAGGAACTACCATGTGTTTTACATGATGTGCGCCGGGGCGCCGCCCGAGCTCCGCGCGAAACTTGGGATCACGAAACCGGATGATTTTCACTACTTGAGGAACGGTTGCACTCAGTACTTCTGCAACGAGGAGTCGGAGAAGAAGCTGAACGACGTCCAGAAGAGTCGCGATCAAGTGATGAAGGGTAGCTTGAATGACCCCATTCTGGATGATGTCGAAGGGTTCAATGCTATTGACCAG GCGCTAACGCGACTGGGTTTAACTGAGGCAGAAAGAATGGAAATTTATACGATGGTGGCTGCAGTACTTCACCTTGGTAATATTACATTCGAAGACAATCCCGAGGACACGAAGGGTGGATCCAGAATATGCGCTAGCTCTGAGAAGGCAGTGGTGATGTCTGCCAAATTGTTGGGCGTCGATCCTGAAGAGCTCAGGCAAGCTCTGGTCTCCAAGGTCATGCAGACTAGTCGTGGCGGTATCAAAGGGACTGTCATCAT GGTACCGTTGAAGGTTTACGAAGCCAACAACGCCAGGGACGCTCTGGCCAAAGCCATCTATAGCAAACTTTTTGACCACATCGTCGGCCGTATCAATAAAAGTATTCCTTTCAAAGCCTCGAGTTACTACATTGGCGTCTTGGATATTGCAGGATTTG AGTATTTTAAAGTGAACAGCTTCGAACAGTTCTGCATAAACTACTGCAACGAGAAGCTACAGCAGTTCTTTAACGAGAGGATCTTGAAGTACGAGCAAGACCTTTACGCGAGAGAATCCCTTAACGTGCCCAAGATATCTTACGTCGACAACCAAGACTGTATAG ATTTAATCGAGTCGAAGAACATGGGAGTCTTCAGTCTGCTGGACGAGGAATCTAAACTGCCAACGCATAGCTTTGCACACTTCACCAGCGAGGTCCACCGTGTGTGGAATGGCCACTTCAGGATAACCTTGCCGCGAACGTCGCGTTTGAAGGCTCATAGGGAGCTGCGCGATGACGAAGGATTCGTGATTCGTCATTACGCTGGTGGTGTCTGTTACCAGACG AATCAGTTCATAGAGAAGAACAACGACGCACTGCACGCGTCTCTGGAAGCATTAATTCAAGAGAGCAACAACAAGTTCCTCAGAACTCAGTTCGCCAACAATTCGAGCCAGAAGGGGAAACTTACCTTCATCAGCGTTGGGAGTAAATTCAAAACTCAGTTGGGAGAGCTTATGGACAAATTGAAGAGCAAT GGTACAAATTTCATTCGTTGCATCAAACCGAACAATGACATGGTGGATCACCAGTTCGACGGCAATAGCATTCTGGGACAGCTTCGTTGCTCCGGCATGACTTCCGTGTTGGAGCTTATGGAGCACGGATATCCTAGCAGAGTTCCCTTCCAGGAGCTCTACAACATGTACAAATCGTACCTCCCACCGGAGTTGGCCAAACTGGAGCCTAGGTTCTTCTGCGAGGCGCTGCTTCACAGCTTGAAGTTGAACAAGAAAGATTTCAAGTTCGGCATCACCAGAGTGTTCTTCAAGCCGGGAAAGTTCGCGGAGTTCGACAAGATCATGAAGTCCGATCCGGAGAACTTGAGGAAGTTGGTGGCCAATGTGAAGAAATGGTTGCTCAAGTCGCGATGGAACAAAATGCAGTTCTGCGCTCTGTCTGTGATCAAGCTGAAGAACAAGATCATCTATCGAAGATATCACTTGATCATTCTGCAGAAGACCATTAGGATGTACATAGCTGAGAAGCAGCATCGGCCTCGCATAAAAGGGACCCAGAAGATCAAGAATCTGGAGACCCAGTTGATCGGTATGGAGGAGACGTCGAAGCAGCTGAAGAACCGCGAGAAGCCTATGGGCGACATAAAGAAGCTTAAGAACGATTTGGAAGCTGCGCTTAAGAGGATCAAGGACAACGAGAAGATCAGACCGGCCGAGATAGATTCCCTTTACACGAACCTGGTCAATCAGATGAACAAACAGATGGCGTCGCTTCAGGACATGGTGGTGCAGCAGAAGATCGCCGAGGAGCAGGCGCGATTAAGGAAGATACAGCAGGAGATGGAACTTGAGAAGCAGaggaaggaggaagaggaacggaAGAAGAGGGAGGAGGAAGAAAACAGACGGAAGAAACATGACATCGAAGCGAGAAGAAAGGCGGAGGAGGAGCAGAAGAGGAAGCAAGAACAGGAGGATCAGAAGGTTGCTGCTGTTCTTCAT GCGCAAATGGAAAAGGAAGCGTTCGAAGAAACCAGATTCCGCGAGCTGCTGGAACAAGAAAGAAGAGATCACGAGTTAGCGGTCAGATTAGCCCAAGAATCGAATGGGCAGGTGGAGGACTCGCCGCTGCCTGTCCGAAG ATCCGAGCAGGTGCGCAATAACCAGGCAGCTATGGCTAATAAGAAATACGACTTGTCTAAGTGGAAGTACTCAGAGCTGCGGGACGCTATAAATACGTCTTGCGATATTGAATTGTTGGAG GCTTGTCGTCACGAATTCCATCGAAGATTGAAGGTCTATCATGCGTGGAAAGCAAGAAATCGCAGGCGAACGACCATGGATGAAAATGAGAGGGCTCCAAAGTCTATCATGGAAGCTG CTGCTAGAACACCCAGGACTCCAATGAAACAGTCGATAAACGAGTCCTCGCAACGGTATTTCAGAATTCCCTTCGTGAGACCAACTCCGACAGGACAGCCAGACAATCCCCATGCCACTGGTAAACGAGGATGGTGGTACGCTCACTTTGATGGTCAGTACGTGGCCAGACAGATGGAACTTCACCCTGACAAGGCACCTATCCTACTGGTGGCAG GTATCGACGACATGCAGATGTGCGAGCTGAGCTTAGACGAGACCGGGTTGACCAGGAAACGTGGAGCAGAGGTGTTGGAGCACGAGTTCAACCGCGAATGGGAGAAAAACGGAGGGAAACCGTACGTTCCCCCGTGCGACCGCAGGAAATGA
- the jar gene encoding myosin heavy chain 95F jaguar isoform X1, producing MENQQVWVRDPQEGFIIGKFVDMVDGDALIMPLDPKYPQRTCPLDEVYPAGEYTKDVEDNCALMYLNEATLLNNIRTRYFKDRIYTYVANILIAVNPYCEVRDLYSPKTIKSYQGKSLGETPPHVFAIADKAFRDMKVLKQSQSIIVSGESGAGKTESTKYLLRYLCDLWGSTAGPIEQKILDANPVLEAFGNAKTKRNNNSSRFGKFMEVHFDSKCQVVGGYISHYLLEKSRVCLQSPDERNYHVFYMMCAGAPPELRAKLGITKPDDFHYLRNGCTQYFCNEESEKKLNDVQKSRDQVMKGSLNDPILDDVEGFNAIDQERATALTRLGLTEAERMEIYTMVAAVLHLGNITFEDNPEDTKGGSRICASSEKAVVMSAKLLGVDPEELRQALVSKVMQTSRGGIKGTVIMVPLKVYEANNARDALAKAIYSKLFDHIVGRINKSIPFKASSYYIGVLDIAGFEYFKVNSFEQFCINYCNEKLQQFFNERILKYEQDLYARESLNVPKISYVDNQDCIDLIESKNMGVFSLLDEESKLPTHSFAHFTSEVHRVWNGHFRITLPRTSRLKAHRELRDDEGFVIRHYAGGVCYQTNQFIEKNNDALHASLEALIQESNNKFLRTQFANNSSQKGKLTFISVGSKFKTQLGELMDKLKSNGTNFIRCIKPNNDMVDHQFDGNSILGQLRCSGMTSVLELMEHGYPSRVPFQELYNMYKSYLPPELAKLEPRFFCEALLHSLKLNKKDFKFGITRVFFKPGKFAEFDKIMKSDPENLRKLVANVKKWLLKSRWNKMQFCALSVIKLKNKIIYRRYHLIILQKTIRMYIAEKQHRPRIKGTQKIKNLETQLIGMEETSKQLKNREKPMGDIKKLKNDLEAALKRIKDNEKIRPAEIDSLYTNLVNQMNKQMASLQDMVVQQKIAEEQARLRKIQQEMELEKQRKEEEERKKREEEENRRKKHDIEARRKAEEEQKRKQEQEDQKVAAVLHAQMEKEAFEETRFRELLEQERRDHELAVRLAQESNGQVEDSPLPVRSGSDVRVPSNNNRLARSEQVRNNQAAMANKKYDLSKWKYSELRDAINTSCDIELLEACRHEFHRRLKVYHAWKARNRRRTTMDENERAPKSIMEAAARTPRTPMKQSINESSQRYFRIPFVRPTPTGQPDNPHATGKRGWWYAHFDGQYVARQMELHPDKAPILLVAGIDDMQMCELSLDETGLTRKRGAEVLEHEFNREWEKNGGKPYVPPCDRRK from the exons ATGGAGAACCAGCAGGTGTGGGTGCGGGACCCCCAGGAGGGTTTCATAATCGGCAAATTCGTGGACATGGTGGACGGAGATGCGCTGATCATGCCGCTGGATCCGAAGTATCCGCAGCGCACCTGCCCGTTGGACGAAGTTTACCCTGCCGGGGAGTACACCAAAGACGTAGAAGACAAtt GTGCTCTGATGTACCTGAACGAGGCCACGCTGCTGAACAATATACGGACACGTTACTTCAAAGACAGGATATAT ACCTACGTCGCCAATATCTTAATCGCGGTGAATCCGTACTGCGAGGTCAGAGATCTCTACTCGCCGAAAACCATTAAGTCTTATCAGGGAAAGTCCTTGGGAGAAACGCCGCCGCATGTTTTCGCCATTG CCGACAAAGCGTTCAGAGATATGAAAGTGCTCAAGCAGTCGCAGAGTATCATCGTTTCCGGCGAGTCTGGGGCTGGCAAGACCGAGTCCACCAAGTATCTGCTTCGGTACCTTTGCGACTTATGGGGGTCGACGGCTGGACCGATCGAGCAGAAGATTCTGGATG CGAACCCTGTACTGGAGGCATTTGGGAACGCCAAGACCAAGAGGAACAACAACAGCTCCCGCTTTGGGAAGTTCATGGAGGTGCATTTCGACTCGAAATGCCAGGTGGTCGGCGGTTACATTTCCCATTACCTCCTGGAGAAGTCGAGGGTGTGCCTTCAGAGTCCCGACGAGAGGAACTACCATGTGTTTTACATGATGTGCGCCGGGGCGCCGCCCGAGCTCCGCGCGAAACTTGGGATCACGAAACCGGATGATTTTCACTACTTGAGGAACGGTTGCACTCAGTACTTCTGCAACGAGGAGTCGGAGAAGAAGCTGAACGACGTCCAGAAGAGTCGCGATCAAGTGATGAAGGGTAGCTTGAATGACCCCATTCTGGATGATGTCGAAGGGTTCAATGCTATTGACCAG GAAAGAGCAACG GCGCTAACGCGACTGGGTTTAACTGAGGCAGAAAGAATGGAAATTTATACGATGGTGGCTGCAGTACTTCACCTTGGTAATATTACATTCGAAGACAATCCCGAGGACACGAAGGGTGGATCCAGAATATGCGCTAGCTCTGAGAAGGCAGTGGTGATGTCTGCCAAATTGTTGGGCGTCGATCCTGAAGAGCTCAGGCAAGCTCTGGTCTCCAAGGTCATGCAGACTAGTCGTGGCGGTATCAAAGGGACTGTCATCAT GGTACCGTTGAAGGTTTACGAAGCCAACAACGCCAGGGACGCTCTGGCCAAAGCCATCTATAGCAAACTTTTTGACCACATCGTCGGCCGTATCAATAAAAGTATTCCTTTCAAAGCCTCGAGTTACTACATTGGCGTCTTGGATATTGCAGGATTTG AGTATTTTAAAGTGAACAGCTTCGAACAGTTCTGCATAAACTACTGCAACGAGAAGCTACAGCAGTTCTTTAACGAGAGGATCTTGAAGTACGAGCAAGACCTTTACGCGAGAGAATCCCTTAACGTGCCCAAGATATCTTACGTCGACAACCAAGACTGTATAG ATTTAATCGAGTCGAAGAACATGGGAGTCTTCAGTCTGCTGGACGAGGAATCTAAACTGCCAACGCATAGCTTTGCACACTTCACCAGCGAGGTCCACCGTGTGTGGAATGGCCACTTCAGGATAACCTTGCCGCGAACGTCGCGTTTGAAGGCTCATAGGGAGCTGCGCGATGACGAAGGATTCGTGATTCGTCATTACGCTGGTGGTGTCTGTTACCAGACG AATCAGTTCATAGAGAAGAACAACGACGCACTGCACGCGTCTCTGGAAGCATTAATTCAAGAGAGCAACAACAAGTTCCTCAGAACTCAGTTCGCCAACAATTCGAGCCAGAAGGGGAAACTTACCTTCATCAGCGTTGGGAGTAAATTCAAAACTCAGTTGGGAGAGCTTATGGACAAATTGAAGAGCAAT GGTACAAATTTCATTCGTTGCATCAAACCGAACAATGACATGGTGGATCACCAGTTCGACGGCAATAGCATTCTGGGACAGCTTCGTTGCTCCGGCATGACTTCCGTGTTGGAGCTTATGGAGCACGGATATCCTAGCAGAGTTCCCTTCCAGGAGCTCTACAACATGTACAAATCGTACCTCCCACCGGAGTTGGCCAAACTGGAGCCTAGGTTCTTCTGCGAGGCGCTGCTTCACAGCTTGAAGTTGAACAAGAAAGATTTCAAGTTCGGCATCACCAGAGTGTTCTTCAAGCCGGGAAAGTTCGCGGAGTTCGACAAGATCATGAAGTCCGATCCGGAGAACTTGAGGAAGTTGGTGGCCAATGTGAAGAAATGGTTGCTCAAGTCGCGATGGAACAAAATGCAGTTCTGCGCTCTGTCTGTGATCAAGCTGAAGAACAAGATCATCTATCGAAGATATCACTTGATCATTCTGCAGAAGACCATTAGGATGTACATAGCTGAGAAGCAGCATCGGCCTCGCATAAAAGGGACCCAGAAGATCAAGAATCTGGAGACCCAGTTGATCGGTATGGAGGAGACGTCGAAGCAGCTGAAGAACCGCGAGAAGCCTATGGGCGACATAAAGAAGCTTAAGAACGATTTGGAAGCTGCGCTTAAGAGGATCAAGGACAACGAGAAGATCAGACCGGCCGAGATAGATTCCCTTTACACGAACCTGGTCAATCAGATGAACAAACAGATGGCGTCGCTTCAGGACATGGTGGTGCAGCAGAAGATCGCCGAGGAGCAGGCGCGATTAAGGAAGATACAGCAGGAGATGGAACTTGAGAAGCAGaggaaggaggaagaggaacggaAGAAGAGGGAGGAGGAAGAAAACAGACGGAAGAAACATGACATCGAAGCGAGAAGAAAGGCGGAGGAGGAGCAGAAGAGGAAGCAAGAACAGGAGGATCAGAAGGTTGCTGCTGTTCTTCAT GCGCAAATGGAAAAGGAAGCGTTCGAAGAAACCAGATTCCGCGAGCTGCTGGAACAAGAAAGAAGAGATCACGAGTTAGCGGTCAGATTAGCCCAAGAATCGAATGGGCAGGTGGAGGACTCGCCGCTGCCTGTCCGAAG CGGTTCCGATGTACGAGTACCGTCGAACAACAACAGACTAGCAAG ATCCGAGCAGGTGCGCAATAACCAGGCAGCTATGGCTAATAAGAAATACGACTTGTCTAAGTGGAAGTACTCAGAGCTGCGGGACGCTATAAATACGTCTTGCGATATTGAATTGTTGGAG GCTTGTCGTCACGAATTCCATCGAAGATTGAAGGTCTATCATGCGTGGAAAGCAAGAAATCGCAGGCGAACGACCATGGATGAAAATGAGAGGGCTCCAAAGTCTATCATGGAAGCTG CTGCTAGAACACCCAGGACTCCAATGAAACAGTCGATAAACGAGTCCTCGCAACGGTATTTCAGAATTCCCTTCGTGAGACCAACTCCGACAGGACAGCCAGACAATCCCCATGCCACTGGTAAACGAGGATGGTGGTACGCTCACTTTGATGGTCAGTACGTGGCCAGACAGATGGAACTTCACCCTGACAAGGCACCTATCCTACTGGTGGCAG GTATCGACGACATGCAGATGTGCGAGCTGAGCTTAGACGAGACCGGGTTGACCAGGAAACGTGGAGCAGAGGTGTTGGAGCACGAGTTCAACCGCGAATGGGAGAAAAACGGAGGGAAACCGTACGTTCCCCCGTGCGACCGCAGGAAATGA
- the jar gene encoding myosin heavy chain 95F jaguar isoform X3 — translation MENQQVWVRDPQEGFIIGKFVDMVDGDALIMPLDPKYPQRTCPLDEVYPAGEYTKDVEDNCALMYLNEATLLNNIRTRYFKDRIYTYVANILIAVNPYCEVRDLYSPKTIKSYQGKSLGETPPHVFAIADKAFRDMKVLKQSQSIIVSGESGAGKTESTKYLLRYLCDLWGSTAGPIEQKILDANPVLEAFGNAKTKRNNNSSRFGKFMEVHFDSKCQVVGGYISHYLLEKSRVCLQSPDERNYHVFYMMCAGAPPELRAKLGITKPDDFHYLRNGCTQYFCNEESEKKLNDVQKSRDQVMKGSLNDPILDDVEGFNAIDQERATALTRLGLTEAERMEIYTMVAAVLHLGNITFEDNPEDTKGGSRICASSEKAVVMSAKLLGVDPEELRQALVSKVMQTSRGGIKGTVIMVPLKVYEANNARDALAKAIYSKLFDHIVGRINKSIPFKASSYYIGVLDIAGFEYFKVNSFEQFCINYCNEKLQQFFNERILKYEQDLYARESLNVPKISYVDNQDCIDLIESKNMGVFSLLDEESKLPTHSFAHFTSEVHRVWNGHFRITLPRTSRLKAHRELRDDEGFVIRHYAGGVCYQTNQFIEKNNDALHASLEALIQESNNKFLRTQFANNSSQKGKLTFISVGSKFKTQLGELMDKLKSNGTNFIRCIKPNNDMVDHQFDGNSILGQLRCSGMTSVLELMEHGYPSRVPFQELYNMYKSYLPPELAKLEPRFFCEALLHSLKLNKKDFKFGITRVFFKPGKFAEFDKIMKSDPENLRKLVANVKKWLLKSRWNKMQFCALSVIKLKNKIIYRRYHLIILQKTIRMYIAEKQHRPRIKGTQKIKNLETQLIGMEETSKQLKNREKPMGDIKKLKNDLEAALKRIKDNEKIRPAEIDSLYTNLVNQMNKQMASLQDMVVQQKIAEEQARLRKIQQEMELEKQRKEEEERKKREEEENRRKKHDIEARRKAEEEQKRKQEQEDQKVAAVLHAQMEKEAFEETRFRELLEQERRDHELAVRLAQESNGQVEDSPLPVRRSEQVRNNQAAMANKKYDLSKWKYSELRDAINTSCDIELLEACRHEFHRRLKVYHAWKARNRRRTTMDENERAPKSIMEAAARTPRTPMKQSINESSQRYFRIPFVRPTPTGQPDNPHATGKRGWWYAHFDGQYVARQMELHPDKAPILLVAGIDDMQMCELSLDETGLTRKRGAEVLEHEFNREWEKNGGKPYVPPCDRRK, via the exons ATGGAGAACCAGCAGGTGTGGGTGCGGGACCCCCAGGAGGGTTTCATAATCGGCAAATTCGTGGACATGGTGGACGGAGATGCGCTGATCATGCCGCTGGATCCGAAGTATCCGCAGCGCACCTGCCCGTTGGACGAAGTTTACCCTGCCGGGGAGTACACCAAAGACGTAGAAGACAAtt GTGCTCTGATGTACCTGAACGAGGCCACGCTGCTGAACAATATACGGACACGTTACTTCAAAGACAGGATATAT ACCTACGTCGCCAATATCTTAATCGCGGTGAATCCGTACTGCGAGGTCAGAGATCTCTACTCGCCGAAAACCATTAAGTCTTATCAGGGAAAGTCCTTGGGAGAAACGCCGCCGCATGTTTTCGCCATTG CCGACAAAGCGTTCAGAGATATGAAAGTGCTCAAGCAGTCGCAGAGTATCATCGTTTCCGGCGAGTCTGGGGCTGGCAAGACCGAGTCCACCAAGTATCTGCTTCGGTACCTTTGCGACTTATGGGGGTCGACGGCTGGACCGATCGAGCAGAAGATTCTGGATG CGAACCCTGTACTGGAGGCATTTGGGAACGCCAAGACCAAGAGGAACAACAACAGCTCCCGCTTTGGGAAGTTCATGGAGGTGCATTTCGACTCGAAATGCCAGGTGGTCGGCGGTTACATTTCCCATTACCTCCTGGAGAAGTCGAGGGTGTGCCTTCAGAGTCCCGACGAGAGGAACTACCATGTGTTTTACATGATGTGCGCCGGGGCGCCGCCCGAGCTCCGCGCGAAACTTGGGATCACGAAACCGGATGATTTTCACTACTTGAGGAACGGTTGCACTCAGTACTTCTGCAACGAGGAGTCGGAGAAGAAGCTGAACGACGTCCAGAAGAGTCGCGATCAAGTGATGAAGGGTAGCTTGAATGACCCCATTCTGGATGATGTCGAAGGGTTCAATGCTATTGACCAG GAAAGAGCAACG GCGCTAACGCGACTGGGTTTAACTGAGGCAGAAAGAATGGAAATTTATACGATGGTGGCTGCAGTACTTCACCTTGGTAATATTACATTCGAAGACAATCCCGAGGACACGAAGGGTGGATCCAGAATATGCGCTAGCTCTGAGAAGGCAGTGGTGATGTCTGCCAAATTGTTGGGCGTCGATCCTGAAGAGCTCAGGCAAGCTCTGGTCTCCAAGGTCATGCAGACTAGTCGTGGCGGTATCAAAGGGACTGTCATCAT GGTACCGTTGAAGGTTTACGAAGCCAACAACGCCAGGGACGCTCTGGCCAAAGCCATCTATAGCAAACTTTTTGACCACATCGTCGGCCGTATCAATAAAAGTATTCCTTTCAAAGCCTCGAGTTACTACATTGGCGTCTTGGATATTGCAGGATTTG AGTATTTTAAAGTGAACAGCTTCGAACAGTTCTGCATAAACTACTGCAACGAGAAGCTACAGCAGTTCTTTAACGAGAGGATCTTGAAGTACGAGCAAGACCTTTACGCGAGAGAATCCCTTAACGTGCCCAAGATATCTTACGTCGACAACCAAGACTGTATAG ATTTAATCGAGTCGAAGAACATGGGAGTCTTCAGTCTGCTGGACGAGGAATCTAAACTGCCAACGCATAGCTTTGCACACTTCACCAGCGAGGTCCACCGTGTGTGGAATGGCCACTTCAGGATAACCTTGCCGCGAACGTCGCGTTTGAAGGCTCATAGGGAGCTGCGCGATGACGAAGGATTCGTGATTCGTCATTACGCTGGTGGTGTCTGTTACCAGACG AATCAGTTCATAGAGAAGAACAACGACGCACTGCACGCGTCTCTGGAAGCATTAATTCAAGAGAGCAACAACAAGTTCCTCAGAACTCAGTTCGCCAACAATTCGAGCCAGAAGGGGAAACTTACCTTCATCAGCGTTGGGAGTAAATTCAAAACTCAGTTGGGAGAGCTTATGGACAAATTGAAGAGCAAT GGTACAAATTTCATTCGTTGCATCAAACCGAACAATGACATGGTGGATCACCAGTTCGACGGCAATAGCATTCTGGGACAGCTTCGTTGCTCCGGCATGACTTCCGTGTTGGAGCTTATGGAGCACGGATATCCTAGCAGAGTTCCCTTCCAGGAGCTCTACAACATGTACAAATCGTACCTCCCACCGGAGTTGGCCAAACTGGAGCCTAGGTTCTTCTGCGAGGCGCTGCTTCACAGCTTGAAGTTGAACAAGAAAGATTTCAAGTTCGGCATCACCAGAGTGTTCTTCAAGCCGGGAAAGTTCGCGGAGTTCGACAAGATCATGAAGTCCGATCCGGAGAACTTGAGGAAGTTGGTGGCCAATGTGAAGAAATGGTTGCTCAAGTCGCGATGGAACAAAATGCAGTTCTGCGCTCTGTCTGTGATCAAGCTGAAGAACAAGATCATCTATCGAAGATATCACTTGATCATTCTGCAGAAGACCATTAGGATGTACATAGCTGAGAAGCAGCATCGGCCTCGCATAAAAGGGACCCAGAAGATCAAGAATCTGGAGACCCAGTTGATCGGTATGGAGGAGACGTCGAAGCAGCTGAAGAACCGCGAGAAGCCTATGGGCGACATAAAGAAGCTTAAGAACGATTTGGAAGCTGCGCTTAAGAGGATCAAGGACAACGAGAAGATCAGACCGGCCGAGATAGATTCCCTTTACACGAACCTGGTCAATCAGATGAACAAACAGATGGCGTCGCTTCAGGACATGGTGGTGCAGCAGAAGATCGCCGAGGAGCAGGCGCGATTAAGGAAGATACAGCAGGAGATGGAACTTGAGAAGCAGaggaaggaggaagaggaacggaAGAAGAGGGAGGAGGAAGAAAACAGACGGAAGAAACATGACATCGAAGCGAGAAGAAAGGCGGAGGAGGAGCAGAAGAGGAAGCAAGAACAGGAGGATCAGAAGGTTGCTGCTGTTCTTCAT GCGCAAATGGAAAAGGAAGCGTTCGAAGAAACCAGATTCCGCGAGCTGCTGGAACAAGAAAGAAGAGATCACGAGTTAGCGGTCAGATTAGCCCAAGAATCGAATGGGCAGGTGGAGGACTCGCCGCTGCCTGTCCGAAG ATCCGAGCAGGTGCGCAATAACCAGGCAGCTATGGCTAATAAGAAATACGACTTGTCTAAGTGGAAGTACTCAGAGCTGCGGGACGCTATAAATACGTCTTGCGATATTGAATTGTTGGAG GCTTGTCGTCACGAATTCCATCGAAGATTGAAGGTCTATCATGCGTGGAAAGCAAGAAATCGCAGGCGAACGACCATGGATGAAAATGAGAGGGCTCCAAAGTCTATCATGGAAGCTG CTGCTAGAACACCCAGGACTCCAATGAAACAGTCGATAAACGAGTCCTCGCAACGGTATTTCAGAATTCCCTTCGTGAGACCAACTCCGACAGGACAGCCAGACAATCCCCATGCCACTGGTAAACGAGGATGGTGGTACGCTCACTTTGATGGTCAGTACGTGGCCAGACAGATGGAACTTCACCCTGACAAGGCACCTATCCTACTGGTGGCAG GTATCGACGACATGCAGATGTGCGAGCTGAGCTTAGACGAGACCGGGTTGACCAGGAAACGTGGAGCAGAGGTGTTGGAGCACGAGTTCAACCGCGAATGGGAGAAAAACGGAGGGAAACCGTACGTTCCCCCGTGCGACCGCAGGAAATGA